ACTTTCTTCAGCAAACTCTCGATCGACGAACCGCTGTTGCCAGCTCCTTTGAGCTCATCCATCAGTTTCTTCGCAATATCCCGAAACGCAACGGCTTGTGGAGAGTCCGGATTGGCCACAACGATCGGATGACCGGTATCTCCACCATCGCGAATGGCGGGATCAATCGGAATCCGCCCGAGGAATGGGACGCCGACTTTGGTCGCAGCCCGTTCCCCACCTCCGTGTGAAAAGATCTCCGTCCGCTCGCCACAGTGCCCACACACAAAGTAACTCATGTTCTCGATGATGCCCAGGAGTGGAACATTCACCTTCTGGAACATCGCCATACCTTTACGCACATCGTAGAGCGCGACTTCTTGAGGCGTCGTCACAGTCACCGCTCCGGCTAACGGCACCATCTGAGACAAAGAGAGCTGCACATCCCCAGTCCCTGGCGGCAAGTCAATCAACAGATAATCCAACTCTCCCCAAAGCACATCGCGGAAGAACGCTTGGAGGTACTGGTGGACCATCGGGCCACGCCAAACCAACGGCGCTTCTTCTGGTACGAGAAACGCCATGGAAATAAGCTTCACTCCATGATTTTGGACCGGAACGATTTTGCCATCCTTCTGCTCAGGGCCAGTCGTACTCCCCATCATCATCGGGATATTGGGGCCATACAGATCAGCATCCAAGAGACCAACCTTTGCACCGGCAACCGCCAAGGCACAGGCAAGATTTGCTGCAACGGTCGATTTGCCGACACCGCCCTTCCCACTACTGACCGCG
Above is a window of Candidatus Nitrospira nitrosa DNA encoding:
- a CDS encoding Mrp/NBP35 family ATP-binding protein, producing MADEHGHGAQQPQEKDNLIPGVKHVIAVSSGKGGVGKSTVAANLACALAVAGAKVGLLDADLYGPNIPMMMGSTTGPEQKDGKIVPVQNHGVKLISMAFLVPEEAPLVWRGPMVHQYLQAFFRDVLWGELDYLLIDLPPGTGDVQLSLSQMVPLAGAVTVTTPQEVALYDVRKGMAMFQKVNVPLLGIIENMSYFVCGHCGERTEIFSHGGGERAATKVGVPFLGRIPIDPAIRDGGDTGHPIVVANPDSPQAVAFRDIAKKLMDELKGAGNSGSSIESLLKKVKQPFSTN